The Aethina tumida isolate Nest 87 chromosome 5, icAetTumi1.1, whole genome shotgun sequence genomic sequence AACTCTGGTTGATGTTACGGGTGGGATCCGGCCCCGTTACGTTGCCGTTCAGCGCCGAGGCACGGTACTGTTCGCTGAACGACAACAGTATGTCGCGGATCTTTGCAATGATCTCCTCTACTCAGGCATTTGACTCCTAAAAGAAAGATAATGAAACTAGGTTTTATACTGTTTAAAGCTCATTGTTTGTTCATTGCAGTCGTGTAAGTTTAAATGATAAAcgaggaaaaataaatttgttagtaATTGCTCAATGGACGAATTGTTAGTGACTTTGGTGGACGCTCAGTCCACAGTGACTAGAACTTAAAGCAATTATTCAACATAGAGCACTCCCAGCAACGTTTTTGATACAAATTGGACATTTAACTTGCCTTTAAATTCTCAAAATAATGCATAATTTGGTCATAATCCATATCCAGCTGTAAGTCATCAAGACCAGGAAGATCTTGAGTGGTGGTCAACTCTGTGCCATTGTCAGTCGCACTAAACATTGGGTTTCCTACAATAGTCGCTCTCTTTACCTCAGCACTGTTTCTGTCTGAAAGTAATATCATAATAAGATGGCACAAATTTGGAATAGTCTTAACTCACTGTTTGCGTTTGGGGATTTTGGATACTGCACGAACTGGATTTTGGACTCGTCCGCCTCCGTTTTCTTGTTCTGATCTTCATGTGGGTCGTCGTCGAACTCGAAGACACTTCTGAGGTTGTTGTCACCGTCTTTTATGATGTCACTTGGCGGTCTTGGGAAGTCTGATGCTTTGTTGTAATCAATTGATGGCGGCCTGTAAATCCCTTTCTCCTGACTTCTACAAAAGACCATGAGCAAATGTgcatattaagtatttaatactTCCAACCTGTTTCTGTGGTGGTGCTTCCTTGGAGGTGTGGACTCAATGGATGAGTTAGCGGTGATTCCAATATTACGATGCGGTGGTACCGGTGGTCTGTAGTCTTCTGCTTCGATCTCGACTACAGTGGACTTGGCTCTTGGTTCCACGGATACCTGTGGTTGACATAAAGCTCCATGGGGCGGCAATGGGGGTGGTGGAGTCGGTTTATTCCTGAAAATGAGCATAATAccactaataaaaatgtacctTTTATTGCATTACAGGAATCTTTAGGAATGTAAAAAGAAATCTAGATATAGGTATGTAGGTTTCAGTTTACATTGACACAATTTTGTTTCACGTACCAAACTTGCAGCTCGTCATTATCATTAGTATTAGTAGTATTAACGCCACCACCGTTAGGTTTGCTCTTACAATAAGTACTGCTGTCGATCTGACGACCACCATTGTTGTTGTTCGAAGTACTGGCTTCGTGTTGTTGCAGAGCAGACTTAGATGGTAGCTCAATGTGGTTAGGGTTACTGAAACTCGTTGCCAAACAATCATCTGGGTCTACATAATTCAAATTCAACGGGTTTGCTGTAATGCGCATCTCGTTTGCGTTGTTGTTGGCCACAGTGgaattactgaaaaataacGTTGAAGTTATGTGGTACTTTTGTgagaatcaaatattatttaccgaTTAGAGCTTTCCATTGTAGCTCTGCCCAACCAAACCCAATCATGAGCATTAGTAGTGGTTTCTCTTGGTTTTCTGGTTTCTTTGGCGTATGAAAGACTGCCAGGATTAACTGGTGAAGCCCTCACTCCTGCAGTTACACCAGGTTCTATGTTTTTGAATTTGGAGGCATACACCACAcaagaaataacaaaaacctAAAGACACACATTGATTAATTACttgtaaaactatttttgagGAGAATTACCATGATGGCGCAACAAAATGCTGCCAGGAGGACGTACATGCTGATCTCTAACGGTGTCATATGTGCATAAGAATGGTTCCTTCCATTCCTCTTCCCTCCTTGATATTGTCTGGCTTGCACGTTGGGTTCCACTGAGTTTTCATCTTGAATGGGATTACCTAAATGTTCAAAAACCAGTTATCTTTACCCACAATTTATAGAACGCCTATCTTACCCTTCAAGATATCCTGAAGATCTAAATAACTCTTCGATCCTCCGTAACTGCCTCCATCGTTTTGAAGTATGTCCGGCCTGTGTGATATATCACTGCTGCTGTAATCCACCACAATTGAAGCTGCGGCCGTGGCTAATGGGCCTGCAGCTTTGCCCTTCGGTCTTCCACTTAAACGACACTCTTCAGCGAGGAGAAGGGTCACTTGTAGAAGGTCACCGTTACCTTCACCTAAAAAATCGATGTTGGAGATTTGAATTGTACGATTCCGTGACAATGTACatgaactttttttatttttataaaagacacAATTCACTGCCATTACTTCGAATATAATTAGTCCATAAATGTAATAGCGTTTTGTTGTAAAAGGAATAAAGTGATTTCTTAAGTTATGTGGTGTTGGCACggaaataataaagatttttatccttaataaaattcaaaaggtttaaattaacagttACATACCAACGGCAATAACTCTTGGATGATGAGAAGCCACCATTGGAGCAAAAGCAACGACATCAGGGTCCAAGCTTTCAACTACCAAATGGTAATCGGTATCCGAAATATCCCTTAATGGAGTTTTACTTCCGTCTGAGAATTCCAATTCTATATCCAACAGCCCTTCCTAAAATTTAAGAAGATGTAAATGATGTATTTGTTGAGTGAATATCTTGTACTCACTTGATATTGTGCTGTCAATTTTCTGGTCACACTTGTTTCAGCTATATATCCATTTTCAATGGAACTATCTGGTGAGATATTTAGTTGGAGTCCTGATACAACTTGTACTGACAACCTGGAGAGTCCAACCTTGTCATTTCCCACCCTTATTTCCTTTGCTCCATATACTCTACTTGTTATGGGGGACAACACCTGAATTTCTGTCCTACCAGTGCTTCTTCCTGAAATTAATCAGTTAACATTAGTttggcaaatatttaattgtttttgaacaTGCCTTGTAAGATCCTGCCATGAAGACTAGCAATCCTGGGATCACTAACTCTCAGCCAGGGCAATACTAAGTCGGTAACTCTGAGCCAAGTCCTTCTGTTGATCAGGTAACTGATACGACCAGACTCGTGGTCTGTTGCCATAAAATGGGCGTATACATCAACTGGTGTTTGTTGATACCTCAATCTACAAATAGGCTTCTCCACAACATTGCCCATGTCATCAGAGTTGGCACCCCAAGAATTTCCATAAGATCTCTTTTTCCTTTTGGTTTTGGTTACactgaaataatataagtattgttaggaaaataatctaaatataaatattagcaAAGTACCTGGGATGAAAGTCTGGAACCCTCCAGGATTTAAGTTGGGAAAGTCGCGTGTCACCCACTTGCAGATCCAAAGGAAATTCGGGCATCCACACTGTGAAACGTGCCAATCCGGTGTACGTTCCATATTTGACCAAAACTGATCCATTAACTGAACCACGAACTTCGCTGCCATCGACATAAACTGATCCACACGATGATGACACctagacaaatattttttgttagaaaataattcaGGGAACTTAGTAGAGAAATTAGTAATCATGGCgcagtaattgtttaaatgcaTGCGCCGTTTATGATTACtctaatacaattattttcgcAGCCATTCAGGTAAAATAAACCGGTATAAATTATTCCATTCACCTACATGTTCTAACGTGTATGTTTAATGGGTCTCTCAGGCTGTCACATACAGGTTGAATACAAACGTCTCGAGTACAATTCACACCCGGCCTTTATTGCACATTCCCGCTTTAATTAAACGATCTTTTCCTCGGTGTAATTAAGAATTGTGCCGGAATTAGCCCGAGATTTGCACAGTCACGAGTCGACTTA encodes the following:
- the LOC109602942 gene encoding transmembrane protein 132E isoform X1; its protein translation is MKKGFTSFTVVWIFFVSFDSSSCVNVHFENKDGGFFLKQTPRQNLITQPDLSGATNSGLPLSIDRFTVFQSSQPISVRATYGPFSTKQTVPARYVVPDPLPLNTSGPAIDLQDQATHHLDMSAHIVRSEVPRDSPVLRVLFHTGTDPGGRRQMLLARHHQRVCIVLHATMGTRSPLHAACSPDGEDGVCLAQVTIPSDWWPPLPSPDKDGNPGKFTKTPPRLVQVAYSVLEPWPDEGEGCHPKMQVQPSVVLGTIPLVPAKGAYKEFKLTDAIMMLVPHPPLFPMSRMHIPVFIDRQKAKLLTAIVIRARVKSGVRLLEASVGAAATAWNISVDINPRHTGATVTLVRREPPDADEDAHAGDVTELFTWLIEITEDAADDGVKIVWNARFEPHLEETENVDIHRQEGRKSTTRFEVQKDDIQAVVPISKNWEVLNTAVLTGQQVSQAMKVFIVSQAGKAADVTYQASCHSEDDSVLKVSSSCGSVYVDGSEVRGSVNGSVLVKYGTYTGLARFTVWMPEFPLDLQVGDTRLSQLKSWRVPDFHPSVTKTKRKKRSYGNSWGANSDDMGNVVEKPICRLRYQQTPVDVYAHFMATDHESGRISYLINRRTWLRVTDLVLPWLRVSDPRIASLHGRILQGRSTGRTEIQVLSPITSRVYGAKEIRVGNDKVGLSRLSVQVVSGLQLNISPDSSIENGYIAETSVTRKLTAQYQEGLLDIELEFSDGSKTPLRDISDTDYHLVVESLDPDVVAFAPMVASHHPRVIAVGEGNGDLLQVTLLLAEECRLSGRPKGKAAGPLATAAASIVVDYSSSDISHRPDILQNDGGSYGGSKSYLDLQDILKGNPIQDENSVEPNVQARQYQGGKRNGRNHSYAHMTPLEISMYVLLAAFCCAIMVFVISCVVYASKFKNIEPGVTAGVRASPVNPGSLSYAKETRKPRETTTNAHDWVWLGRATMESSNRNSTVANNNANEMRITANPLNLNYVDPDDCLATSFSNPNHIELPSKSALQQHEASTSNNNNGGRQIDSSTYCKSKPNGGGVNTTNTNDNDELQVWNKPTPPPPLPPHGALCQPQVSVEPRAKSTVVEIEAEDYRPPVPPHRNIGITANSSIESTPPRKHHHRNRSQEKGIYRPPSIDYNKASDFPRPPSDIIKDGDNNLRSVFEFDDDPHEDQNKKTEADESKIQFVQYPKSPNANNRNSAEVKRATIVGNPMFSATDNGTELTTTQDLPGLDDLQLDMDYDQIMHYFENLKESNA
- the LOC109602942 gene encoding transmembrane protein 132E isoform X2, whose protein sequence is MKKGFTSFTVVWIFFVSFDSSSCVNVHFENKDGGFFLKQTPRQNLITQPDLSGATNSGLPLSIDRFTVFQSSQPISVRATYGPFSTKQTVPARYVVPDPLPLNTSGPAIDLQDQATHHLDMSAHIVRSEVPRDSPVLRVLFHTGTDPGGRRQMLLARHHQRVCIVLHATMGTRSPLHAACSPDGEDGVCLAQVTIPSDWWPPLPSPDKDGNPGKFTKTPPRLVQVAYSVLEPWPDEGEGCHPKMQVQPSVVLGTIPLVPAKGAYKEFKLTDAIMMLVPHPPLFPMSRMHIPVFIDRQKAKLLTAIVIRARVKSGVRLLEASVGAAATAWNISVDINPRHTGATVTLVRREPPDADEDAHAGDVTELFTWLIEITEDAADDGVKIVWNARFEPHLEETENVDIHRQEGRKSTTRFEVQKDDIQAVVPISKNWEVLNTAVLTGQQVSQAMKVFIVSQAGKAADVTYQASCHSEDDSVLKVSSSCGSVYVDGSEVRGSVNGSVLVKYGTYTGLARFTVWMPEFPLDLQVGDTRLSQLKSWRVPDFHPSVTKTKRKKRSYGNSWGANSDDMGNVVEKPICRLRYQQTPVDVYAHFMATDHESGRISYLINRRTWLRVTDLVLPWLRVSDPRIASLHGRILQGRSTGRTEIQVLSPITSRVYGAKEIRVGNDKVGLSRLSVQVVSGLQLNISPDSSIENGYIAETSVTRKLTAQYQEGLLDIELEFSDGSKTPLRDISDTDYHLVVESLDPDVVAFAPMVASHHPRVIAVGEGNGDLLQVTLLLAEECRLSGRPKGKAAGPLATAAASIVVDYSSSDISHRPDILQNDGGSYGGSKSYLDLQDILKDENSVEPNVQARQYQGGKRNGRNHSYAHMTPLEISMYVLLAAFCCAIMVFVISCVVYASKFKNIEPGVTAGVRASPVNPGSLSYAKETRKPRETTTNAHDWVWLGRATMESSNRNSTVANNNANEMRITANPLNLNYVDPDDCLATSFSNPNHIELPSKSALQQHEASTSNNNNGGRQIDSSTYCKSKPNGGGVNTTNTNDNDELQVWNKPTPPPPLPPHGALCQPQVSVEPRAKSTVVEIEAEDYRPPVPPHRNIGITANSSIESTPPRKHHHRNRSQEKGIYRPPSIDYNKASDFPRPPSDIIKDGDNNLRSVFEFDDDPHEDQNKKTEADESKIQFVQYPKSPNANNRNSAEVKRATIVGNPMFSATDNGTELTTTQDLPGLDDLQLDMDYDQIMHYFENLKESNA